The proteins below are encoded in one region of Bacteroides uniformis:
- the ileS gene encoding isoleucine--tRNA ligase — MGKKFAEYSKLDLSEVNGKVLKKWDENQVFAKSMTEREGCPSFVFFEGPPSANGMPGIHHVMARSIKDIFCRYKTMKGFQVKRKAGWDTHGLPVELGVEKALGITKEDIGKTISVAEYNAACRKDVMKFTKEWEDLTHKMGYWVDMTDPYITYDNRYIETLWWLLKQLYKKGLLYKGYTIQPYSPAAGTGLSSHELNQPGCYRDVKDTTMVAQFKMKHPKPEMAEWGTPYFLAWTTTPWTLPSNTALCVGPKIDYVAVQTYNGYSGEKMTVVLAKALLYTHFNKKAEGIALEDYKPGDKLIPFKIVGEYKGPDLVGMEYEQLIPWVKPIDVAEDGSWTPSDKGFRVISGDYVTTEDGTGIVHIAPTFGADDAFVARAAGIPSLFMINKKGETRPMVDLTGKFFLIDELDEDFVKACVNVDLYKDYQGKWVKNAYDPQFTVDGKYDEQVAQAAESLDIEICMMMKAARQAFKIEKHVHNYPHCWRTDKPVLYYPLDSWFIRSTACKERMIELNKTINWKPESTGTGRFGKWLENLNDWNLSRSRYWGTPLPIWRTEDNSEEKCIESVEELYNEIEKSVAAGLMQSNPYKEKGFQPGVYTKENYDKIDLHRPYVDDVILVSKDGKPMKRETDLIDVWFDSGAMPYAQIHYPFENKELLDSHQVYPADFIAEGVDQTRGWFFTLHAIATMVFDSISYKAVISNGLVLDKNGNKMSKRLGNAVDPFSTIEKYGSDPLRWYMITNSSPWDNLKFDVDGVEEVRRKFFGTLYNTYSFFALYANVDEFDYKEADVPMAERPEIDRWILSVLNTLVKNVDTCYNEYEPTKAGRLISEFVNDNLSNWYVRLNRKRFWGGGMTQDKLSAFQTLYTCLETVAKLMAPIAPFYADMLYSDLIAATGRDNVVSVHLAKFPEYKEEMIDKELEVRMQMAQDVTSMVLALRRKVNIKVRQPLQCIMIPVVDEEQRAHIEAVKALIMNEVNVKEIQFVDGAAGVLVKKVKCDFKKLGPKFGKQMKAVAAAVAEMSQEAIAELEKKGSYTFNLDGAEAVIETADVEIFSEDIPGWLVANEGKLTVALEVTVTEELRREGIARELVNRIQNIRKSSGFEITDKIKITLSKNPQTDDAVNEYNDYIRNQVLGTSLTLADNVENGTELNFDDFSLYVSVVKE; from the coding sequence ATGGGTAAGAAGTTTGCCGAATATTCGAAGCTCGACCTTTCCGAAGTGAACGGAAAAGTGTTGAAGAAATGGGACGAAAACCAGGTTTTCGCCAAGAGTATGACAGAACGTGAAGGTTGTCCTTCTTTCGTATTTTTCGAAGGACCTCCCTCGGCCAATGGTATGCCGGGCATTCACCACGTAATGGCTCGCTCCATTAAGGACATTTTCTGCCGTTACAAAACGATGAAGGGGTTCCAAGTAAAGCGTAAGGCCGGATGGGATACTCATGGACTGCCCGTGGAACTGGGTGTGGAAAAAGCACTCGGCATTACGAAAGAGGATATTGGCAAGACTATTTCCGTAGCAGAATACAATGCTGCCTGCCGCAAGGACGTCATGAAGTTCACCAAGGAATGGGAAGACCTGACGCACAAGATGGGCTACTGGGTGGACATGACGGACCCGTATATCACCTACGACAACCGCTACATCGAAACCTTGTGGTGGCTGCTGAAACAGCTCTATAAGAAAGGACTCCTTTATAAAGGGTATACCATACAACCTTATTCTCCTGCTGCCGGAACCGGACTCAGCTCGCACGAGTTGAACCAGCCCGGATGTTACCGTGACGTAAAAGACACGACCATGGTGGCACAGTTCAAGATGAAGCATCCGAAACCGGAAATGGCAGAGTGGGGAACTCCTTACTTCCTGGCATGGACCACTACTCCGTGGACGTTGCCCAGCAACACTGCGCTCTGCGTCGGTCCCAAGATAGACTACGTGGCCGTACAGACTTACAACGGATATAGCGGTGAGAAGATGACTGTTGTCTTGGCAAAAGCACTGCTCTACACTCACTTCAACAAAAAAGCGGAAGGCATTGCATTAGAGGATTATAAGCCGGGTGATAAGCTGATACCTTTCAAGATAGTAGGTGAGTACAAAGGCCCCGATTTGGTAGGTATGGAGTACGAACAGCTCATCCCTTGGGTGAAACCGATAGACGTTGCCGAAGACGGTAGCTGGACTCCCAGCGACAAAGGTTTCCGTGTAATTTCTGGTGACTATGTGACGACTGAAGACGGTACGGGTATCGTACACATTGCCCCGACCTTTGGTGCGGACGATGCTTTTGTGGCACGCGCTGCAGGTATACCGTCCTTGTTCATGATAAACAAGAAGGGTGAGACCCGCCCGATGGTAGACCTCACCGGTAAGTTCTTCTTGATTGACGAACTGGACGAGGATTTCGTAAAGGCATGTGTCAACGTAGACCTCTATAAGGACTATCAGGGCAAGTGGGTGAAGAATGCCTACGACCCCCAATTCACTGTAGACGGCAAGTACGACGAACAAGTCGCACAAGCTGCCGAATCGCTGGATATTGAAATCTGCATGATGATGAAAGCCGCCCGCCAGGCATTCAAGATAGAAAAGCATGTACACAACTATCCGCACTGCTGGCGTACGGACAAACCCGTATTGTACTATCCGCTGGATAGCTGGTTCATCCGCAGCACCGCTTGCAAGGAACGTATGATAGAGTTGAACAAGACCATCAACTGGAAGCCGGAAAGCACCGGTACGGGACGTTTTGGCAAGTGGCTGGAAAACCTGAATGACTGGAACCTCAGCCGTTCGCGCTATTGGGGTACTCCGCTGCCCATCTGGCGCACGGAGGACAATAGCGAGGAAAAATGTATCGAGTCTGTAGAAGAGCTCTACAACGAAATAGAGAAATCCGTGGCTGCCGGCCTGATGCAGTCCAACCCTTACAAGGAGAAGGGCTTCCAGCCGGGTGTATATACCAAAGAGAATTACGACAAGATAGACTTGCACCGTCCTTACGTGGACGATGTCATCCTTGTTTCTAAAGACGGCAAGCCGATGAAACGCGAAACGGACTTGATTGACGTTTGGTTCGATTCCGGTGCCATGCCTTATGCACAGATACACTATCCGTTCGAGAATAAGGAACTGCTGGATAGCCACCAGGTATATCCTGCCGATTTCATCGCCGAAGGGGTGGACCAGACACGCGGTTGGTTCTTCACGTTGCACGCCATCGCTACAATGGTGTTCGACAGTATTTCTTATAAGGCTGTCATTTCCAACGGCTTGGTGCTCGACAAAAATGGTAACAAGATGTCCAAGCGTCTGGGCAATGCCGTAGACCCCTTCTCGACCATCGAGAAATACGGGTCCGACCCGTTGCGCTGGTACATGATCACCAACTCTTCTCCGTGGGACAATCTTAAGTTCGACGTGGATGGAGTGGAAGAGGTGCGCCGCAAGTTCTTCGGAACACTCTATAACACCTATTCATTCTTCGCCCTCTATGCCAATGTAGACGAATTTGACTACAAAGAAGCCGATGTGCCCATGGCAGAACGCCCTGAGATAGACCGTTGGATTCTCTCTGTACTGAATACGTTGGTGAAGAACGTGGATACCTGCTACAATGAATACGAGCCCACGAAAGCAGGACGTCTCATTTCCGAATTCGTGAACGACAACCTCTCCAACTGGTATGTCCGCCTGAACCGCAAACGTTTCTGGGGCGGTGGTATGACGCAGGACAAGCTCTCTGCATTCCAGACACTCTATACATGCCTCGAAACCGTGGCTAAGCTGATGGCACCCATCGCTCCGTTCTATGCTGATATGCTCTATTCCGACCTGATTGCAGCTACGGGACGCGACAATGTGGTTTCCGTACACCTTGCCAAGTTCCCCGAATATAAGGAGGAAATGATAGACAAGGAATTGGAAGTCCGCATGCAGATGGCACAAGACGTCACTTCCATGGTATTGGCATTGCGCCGCAAGGTGAACATCAAAGTCCGCCAACCGCTTCAGTGCATCATGATACCGGTAGTGGATGAAGAACAGCGTGCACACATCGAGGCTGTGAAAGCACTTATCATGAACGAGGTGAATGTAAAAGAAATCCAGTTTGTGGACGGTGCTGCCGGTGTACTGGTAAAGAAAGTGAAATGCGACTTCAAGAAGCTGGGACCGAAATTCGGTAAGCAGATGAAAGCCGTGGCTGCTGCTGTGGCGGAAATGTCCCAGGAAGCCATTGCCGAGCTGGAGAAGAAAGGCTCTTATACGTTCAATCTGGACGGTGCAGAAGCCGTGATTGAAACGGCAGATGTGGAAATCTTCAGTGAGGATATTCCGGGATGGCTGGTTGCCAACGAGGGCAAACTGACCGTGGCTCTGGAAGTTACCGTTACCGAAGAGTTGCGCCGTGAGGGTATTGCACGCGAGCTGGTAAACCGCATTCAGAATATCCGCAAGTCGAGCGGTTTTGAGATAACAGATAAAATAAAGATTACATTATCAAAAAATCCTCAAACAGATGATGCGGTAAATGAATATAATGACTATATTCGCAACCAAGTTTTAGGAACTTCACTGACGCTGGCAGACAACGTAGAAAATGGTACAGAACTGAACTTCGACGATTTCTCGCTGTACGTGAGCGTAGTGAAAGAATAA
- a CDS encoding TraR/DksA family transcriptional regulator: MAEKTRYSDAELEEFRAIIMEKLELAQRDYELLKASLTGADGNDTDDTSPTYKVLEEGANTLSKEETTRLAQRQLKFIQGLQAALVRIENKTYGICRETGKLIPAERLRAVPHATLSIEAKNNGKK, encoded by the coding sequence ATGGCAGAAAAGACAAGATACTCAGATGCTGAATTGGAAGAATTCCGCGCTATCATTATGGAGAAGTTAGAGTTGGCACAACGTGACTATGAACTGTTAAAGGCCAGCCTGACGGGTGCAGACGGTAATGACACCGACGATACATCTCCTACGTACAAAGTACTGGAAGAAGGTGCCAACACCTTATCCAAGGAAGAAACCACACGTCTGGCCCAACGCCAGTTGAAGTTCATCCAAGGATTGCAGGCTGCTTTGGTGCGCATTGAGAACAAAACATATGGCATTTGCCGCGAAACCGGCAAACTGATACCGGCAGAGCGCCTTCGTGCAGTGCCCCATGCCACTTTGAGCATCGAAGCTAAAAACAACGGCAAGAAATAA
- a CDS encoding lipoprotein signal peptidase produces MGKFFTKGRIACLIIFSVLVIDQIIKIWIKTHMYWHESIRITDWFYIYFTENSGMAFGMEIFAKLFLTLFRIAAVTVIGWFLYKFVKQGMKTGFIICVSLVLTGALGNIVDSVFYGVLFNESTHSQIASFMPEGGGYAPWFHGKVVDMFYFPIIDTNWPAWMPFVGGEHFIFFSPIFNFADAAISCGIIALLLFYGKDFNDAYHAAIKKS; encoded by the coding sequence ATGGGTAAATTCTTTACGAAGGGCCGGATAGCCTGCCTTATCATATTTTCGGTATTGGTTATAGACCAAATTATCAAGATTTGGATAAAGACCCACATGTACTGGCATGAGAGTATCCGGATTACGGATTGGTTCTATATATACTTTACCGAGAATAGTGGTATGGCTTTCGGTATGGAAATATTCGCCAAACTGTTCCTGACCTTGTTCCGCATTGCTGCAGTCACGGTCATTGGCTGGTTTCTGTACAAGTTCGTGAAGCAAGGCATGAAGACCGGATTTATCATCTGTGTGTCTTTGGTCTTGACGGGAGCCTTGGGAAACATTGTCGACAGTGTGTTCTATGGCGTGCTGTTCAACGAAAGCACCCATTCGCAGATAGCCTCCTTCATGCCTGAAGGAGGGGGATATGCCCCGTGGTTCCATGGCAAGGTGGTGGATATGTTCTATTTCCCCATCATTGATACAAACTGGCCCGCATGGATGCCGTTTGTCGGTGGAGAACATTTCATTTTCTTCAGCCCGATATTCAATTTTGCGGATGCAGCAATCAGTTGCGGTATCATTGCTTTGCTGTTGTTCTACGGCAAGGACTTCAATGATGCCTATCATGCTGCCATAAAGAAATCATGA
- a CDS encoding DUF4296 domain-containing protein — protein MKGINRIQWCSVVLLVFSLTACKVKRPETVLPDAKMENVLYDYHIAKAMGEEVPYNESYKRVLYIESVFKKYGITQADFDSSMVWFARNPEVLTKIYEKVNVRLKAERDGINHLIALRDNKPKESLPGDSIDVWIWQHIYQLTGMPLDNKITFTLPSDTNFHDRDTLRWSVRFRFHNGAPDSIHAPLMAMQILYEKNDSVISAIRKVQDTGVETLTLFADTLGEIKEIRGFIYYPQQETPQPLLADRISLMRYHATDSLVIAPKDSLQQATDSLRKDSIGKPEKLKPLEIQEQENTTTPRTIRPRPKA, from the coding sequence ATGAAAGGAATAAATCGAATTCAATGGTGTAGCGTAGTCCTTCTGGTGTTCAGTCTGACGGCTTGTAAGGTGAAAAGACCTGAAACCGTCCTTCCGGATGCCAAGATGGAAAACGTGCTTTATGATTATCACATAGCCAAAGCTATGGGTGAAGAAGTGCCGTATAACGAAAGTTATAAGCGGGTGCTATACATTGAATCGGTTTTCAAGAAATATGGCATTACTCAGGCCGATTTTGACTCTTCTATGGTCTGGTTTGCCCGTAACCCGGAAGTACTTACCAAAATCTACGAGAAAGTGAATGTACGGTTGAAAGCCGAGAGAGACGGTATCAACCACTTGATTGCCCTGCGTGACAACAAGCCGAAAGAATCACTTCCCGGAGACAGTATCGACGTGTGGATATGGCAGCATATCTATCAGTTGACGGGTATGCCCCTGGACAACAAGATAACGTTTACGTTGCCATCAGACACCAATTTCCACGACCGTGACACGCTGCGCTGGAGCGTGCGCTTCCGTTTCCACAACGGTGCACCGGACAGCATACATGCTCCGTTGATGGCGATGCAGATTCTTTACGAAAAGAATGACAGTGTCATCAGTGCCATTCGGAAAGTACAAGACACAGGTGTGGAAACGCTCACCTTGTTTGCCGATACTTTAGGAGAAATCAAGGAAATACGCGGGTTCATCTATTATCCGCAGCAGGAGACTCCACAGCCTTTGCTGGCAGACCGTATCTCACTGATGCGCTATCACGCCACGGACAGCTTGGTCATTGCCCCAAAGGACAGCCTTCAGCAGGCGACAGACTCCCTTCGCAAAGACAGTATCGGAAAACCTGAGAAATTGAAACCTCTGGAAATTCAGGAGCAGGAAAATACCACGACTCCCAGAACCATACGTCCCCGTCCGAAAGCATGA
- a CDS encoding TrmH family RNA methyltransferase, whose product MALSKNRIKYIHSLEQKKNRKADKVFLAEGPKLVGDLLGHFPCQFLLATSEWLSRNRPLSTVADATEVSEEELSRASLLKTPQQVLAVFRQPDEETDISVISHSLCLALDDVQDPGNLGTIVRLADWFGIEHIFCSPNTVDIYNPKTVQATMGGIARVRLHYTPLPEFIRSLKDIPVYGTFLDGENMYGQPLSKNGLIVMGNEGNGIGKEVEALINRKLYIPNYPASRETSESLNVAIATAVVCAEFRRQAAL is encoded by the coding sequence ATGGCATTAAGTAAAAATCGCATTAAATATATCCACTCGTTGGAGCAGAAAAAGAACCGGAAGGCCGACAAGGTATTTCTGGCAGAAGGACCTAAACTCGTAGGGGATTTGTTGGGACATTTTCCTTGTCAGTTCTTGCTGGCAACTTCAGAATGGCTTTCCCGGAACCGCCCTCTCTCCACCGTAGCGGATGCCACGGAAGTATCGGAGGAGGAACTTTCGCGTGCCAGCCTGCTGAAAACTCCCCAACAAGTGCTGGCTGTGTTCCGGCAGCCGGATGAGGAGACGGATATTTCCGTCATCAGTCACTCCCTCTGTCTGGCTTTGGATGATGTGCAAGACCCCGGTAACCTGGGAACGATTGTCCGCCTTGCTGATTGGTTTGGGATAGAGCATATTTTCTGTTCGCCCAACACGGTGGATATCTATAATCCCAAAACTGTGCAGGCCACGATGGGAGGTATCGCACGCGTCAGACTGCATTATACTCCCCTACCCGAGTTCATCCGCTCACTGAAGGATATTCCCGTTTACGGCACTTTCCTGGACGGAGAGAATATGTACGGACAACCGCTTTCGAAAAATGGGCTGATTGTGATGGGTAATGAAGGAAATGGCATCGGAAAAGAAGTGGAGGCACTCATCAACCGCAAACTATACATACCGAATTATCCCGCCAGCCGTGAGACCTCGGAGTCATTGAACGTGGCTATTGCCACAGCAGTAGTTTGCGCTGAGTTCCGGCGCCAGGCTGCATTGTAG
- the tamL gene encoding translocation and assembly module lipoprotein TamL, with the protein MNKGFRYAILTTIVLLLASCSSTKYVPDGSYLLDEVRIHTDNKEVKPSNLSMYIRQNPNAKWFSLIKTQLYVYNWSGRDSTRWINRTLRKLGDAPVIYSEEETNRTREEITKAVQNMGYMGALVEPVRQVKKKKMKLVYKVTTGKPYKVRTLKYDIQDSKIKEYMRQDSAVTLLSEGMYFDVNVLDAERQRITNKLLQNGYYKFNKEYISYTADTVRNSYLVDLTLHLAPYRQHNEDTPQNHRQYTINKVSFITDYNVLQASTQNSIEVNDSLHYKGFPIYYKDKLYLRPKVLTNNLRITPGTLYNEQNVQRTYSNYGRLQALKYTNIRFFEVQQSDSAKLNAYVMLTRGKHQSVSFEVEGTNSAGDLGAAASVAFQHRNMFKGSETFMFKLRGAYEAVSGLQSSLNQDYIELGAEATINFPRFMFPFVSSDFKRRIRATTEFGLQYNYQMRPEFTRIVASAGWSYKWGVQQQRSQHRIDLLDINYLYMPSIDQTFKEDYLEKDENYILKYNYEDRFIVRTGYSYIYNSAGRALMNNSGIGNSYTIRLNFESAGNLLYAVAKLGGMKKNASGEYTLLNIPFAQYLKGDFDFAKNLVIDNRNSLAFHFGAGIAIPYGNATMLPFEKRYFSGGANSVRGWSVRDLGPGSFPGDNNFMNQSGDIKLDASIEYRTRLFWKFRGALFVDAGNIWTIRNYKDQPGGQFEFDKFYKQIAVAYGLGLRLDLDFFVLRFDGGMKAVNPAYEKKKDRYPIIHPKFSRDFAFHFAVGYPF; encoded by the coding sequence ATGAATAAAGGTTTCCGCTACGCGATACTTACTACTATCGTACTTTTGTTGGCTTCCTGTTCTTCTACCAAATATGTGCCGGACGGCTCGTATTTGCTGGATGAAGTGCGCATACATACTGATAATAAGGAAGTAAAACCATCCAATCTCTCCATGTACATCCGCCAGAATCCCAATGCGAAGTGGTTCAGCCTGATAAAGACCCAGTTGTATGTCTACAACTGGTCCGGACGGGACTCTACACGCTGGATAAACCGTACATTGAGGAAATTAGGTGATGCCCCGGTCATATACAGTGAGGAGGAAACCAACCGGACCAGGGAAGAAATCACTAAGGCTGTGCAGAATATGGGCTATATGGGCGCCCTGGTGGAACCGGTACGCCAAGTCAAGAAGAAAAAGATGAAGTTGGTCTATAAAGTGACAACCGGCAAGCCCTATAAAGTTCGTACCTTGAAATATGATATCCAGGACAGTAAAATAAAGGAATACATGCGGCAGGATTCCGCAGTAACCTTATTATCCGAAGGCATGTATTTTGATGTCAATGTACTGGATGCAGAACGCCAGCGCATCACAAACAAACTGCTTCAGAATGGATATTACAAGTTCAATAAAGAGTACATATCCTATACTGCGGATACTGTCCGTAATTCTTATCTGGTAGATTTGACACTGCATTTGGCTCCATACAGACAGCATAACGAGGATACGCCGCAAAATCACCGGCAATACACTATCAATAAAGTGAGTTTCATTACCGATTATAATGTGTTGCAGGCATCCACCCAGAACAGCATCGAGGTGAATGATTCATTGCATTACAAAGGCTTTCCCATCTACTACAAAGACAAGCTTTATCTGCGCCCCAAAGTGCTGACCAACAATCTGCGCATCACTCCGGGAACTCTCTATAACGAGCAGAACGTGCAGCGTACCTACTCCAACTACGGACGCCTGCAAGCCCTGAAATATACCAATATCCGTTTTTTTGAAGTGCAACAGAGTGACAGTGCAAAGCTCAACGCCTATGTGATGCTGACCAGAGGCAAGCATCAGTCCGTATCTTTTGAGGTGGAAGGCACAAACTCTGCCGGCGATTTGGGAGCTGCCGCTTCGGTGGCTTTTCAGCACCGCAACATGTTCAAAGGTTCCGAAACATTCATGTTCAAGCTACGTGGGGCATACGAGGCTGTGTCCGGTTTGCAGAGCTCCTTGAATCAAGACTACATAGAATTAGGTGCGGAAGCAACCATCAACTTCCCACGGTTTATGTTTCCCTTTGTATCCAGCGATTTCAAGCGGAGGATAAGGGCTACTACAGAATTCGGATTGCAATATAACTACCAGATGAGACCCGAATTCACGCGCATTGTAGCATCTGCCGGATGGAGCTACAAATGGGGGGTACAACAACAGCGTTCGCAGCATCGCATTGATTTGCTGGACATCAACTATCTGTATATGCCCAGCATAGACCAGACATTCAAAGAGGATTATCTGGAGAAAGACGAGAACTACATCCTCAAATACAATTATGAAGACCGCTTTATTGTCCGCACCGGCTATAGCTATATCTACAACAGTGCCGGAAGAGCATTGATGAATAACTCCGGTATCGGAAATTCCTATACCATCCGCCTCAATTTTGAATCGGCGGGTAACTTGTTGTATGCTGTGGCAAAGCTCGGAGGAATGAAGAAGAATGCATCGGGGGAATACACTTTGTTGAACATTCCTTTTGCCCAATACCTGAAAGGCGATTTTGACTTTGCCAAGAATCTGGTCATTGACAACCGCAATTCATTGGCATTTCATTTTGGTGCCGGTATTGCCATTCCATACGGCAATGCAACAATGCTTCCATTTGAGAAGCGCTACTTCTCCGGCGGCGCCAACAGTGTGCGCGGATGGTCTGTACGTGATTTGGGGCCCGGTTCTTTCCCCGGCGATAATAACTTCATGAACCAGTCGGGAGACATCAAGCTGGATGCCAGCATTGAATACCGCACACGGTTGTTCTGGAAATTCAGAGGAGCCCTCTTTGTAGATGCCGGGAATATCTGGACAATACGGAATTATAAAGACCAGCCGGGAGGTCAGTTTGAATTTGACAAGTTCTATAAACAGATTGCCGTGGCATATGGTTTAGGATTGCGTCTTGACTTGGATTTCTTTGTATTGCGTTTCGACGGGGGTATGAAGGCCGTCAATCCGGCGTATGAGAAGAAAAAAGACCGTTATCCCATTATCCATCCTAAATTCAGCCGCGATTTTGCCTTCCACTTTGCTGTGGGATATCCGTTCTAA
- a CDS encoding DUF3332 domain-containing protein, protein MKKFNLKMAATVMICGSFLFSSCIGSFGLHSKLVSWNQGIGTKFVNELVYLAFNIIPVYGVCYLADALVINSIEFWSGSNPMASIGDVKKVKGENGDYLVETLENGYSITKEGETASMELIYNKELNTWNVVADGVSTELLQMNNDGTAQMTLPNGEEMTVTLDAQGVAAARQATMIDSYYAFN, encoded by the coding sequence ATGAAAAAGTTCAATTTGAAGATGGCTGCGACCGTAATGATTTGCGGCTCGTTTCTTTTCAGTTCTTGTATCGGTTCTTTTGGACTGCATAGTAAACTGGTCAGCTGGAATCAAGGTATTGGTACCAAGTTTGTAAACGAACTGGTTTATCTGGCATTCAATATTATCCCGGTATATGGCGTTTGCTATCTGGCCGATGCATTGGTCATCAACTCCATCGAATTCTGGAGTGGTTCAAACCCTATGGCCAGCATTGGTGATGTAAAGAAAGTGAAAGGCGAAAACGGTGACTACCTGGTAGAGACACTTGAAAACGGCTATTCTATCACCAAAGAAGGTGAGACTGCTTCTATGGAACTCATTTACAACAAAGAGTTGAATACTTGGAATGTTGTTGCCGATGGTGTCAGCACAGAATTGCTGCAAATGAACAATGACGGCACTGCACAAATGACCCTTCCGAACGGTGAGGAAATGACAGTGACGCTGGATGCCCAAGGTGTGGCAGCAGCACGTCAAGCGACGATGATTGACAGCTATTACGCTTTTAATTAA
- a CDS encoding DoxX family protein, with amino-acid sequence MLKQLLFPAKPDGTATSAMLLIARIVFGILLMNHGIQKWTNFQELSAVFPDPLGVGSPLSLGLAIFGELACSMAFIIGFLYRLAMIPMVFTMAVAFFVIHGNDPFATKELAFVYLVVFILMYIIGPGKFAVDRWIRKALFQKARK; translated from the coding sequence ATGTTAAAACAACTTTTATTTCCCGCCAAACCGGACGGAACGGCAACATCTGCTATGCTATTGATTGCAAGAATTGTATTCGGTATATTATTAATGAACCACGGTATCCAGAAGTGGACTAACTTTCAAGAGCTGTCGGCCGTTTTCCCTGACCCGCTGGGTGTAGGCAGTCCGCTGTCTTTAGGACTGGCTATCTTTGGTGAATTGGCATGTTCCATGGCATTCATTATAGGTTTTCTCTATCGTTTGGCTATGATACCAATGGTGTTTACAATGGCTGTTGCCTTTTTTGTAATTCATGGCAATGACCCGTTTGCCACGAAAGAGTTGGCTTTTGTATATCTGGTAGTGTTCATATTGATGTATATCATAGGTCCGGGCAAGTTTGCCGTTGACCGCTGGATAAGAAAAGCTCTTTTCCAAAAGGCTCGTAAATAG
- a CDS encoding NAD(P)/FAD-dependent oxidoreductase, with amino-acid sequence MKTAMDIPDKEGQKRLVIVGGGFGGLKLARKLKSNKFQIVLLDKNNHHIFQPLLYQVATAGIEPSAISFPYRKIFKKREHFHIRICEAQQVFPEHNLLETSIGTLAYDYLVIATGCNTNYFGNDGLEKQTMALKNTSEALFNRNQILDSFEQAQNTGNKEDRRRLMTFAIVGGGATGIELAGALAEMRKFVLPQDYPDLNINEMRIILLDGSSRLLSAFSEESSKEVADYLKKRDVEIKLNQRVMGYENYQLALNDGTAIDTKNVFWVAGVKANSLQGLPADAYGPGNRLKVDTYNRLSQYPNIFAIGDTALMISEEYPKGHPQVVQPAIQQARNLIRNLQRAETGLPLQPFIYQNKGSMATIGRNHAVVELKKLRFGGFPAWAVWLFIHLMSIVGVKNRLFIFVDWMWSYFTYDPSLRIIIKPLKRE; translated from the coding sequence ATGAAAACAGCAATGGACATTCCCGATAAAGAGGGACAGAAACGACTGGTAATCGTAGGCGGCGGCTTTGGCGGATTAAAGCTGGCACGAAAATTGAAAAGCAACAAGTTTCAGATAGTTTTACTGGATAAGAATAACCATCACATCTTCCAACCGTTACTCTATCAAGTGGCCACAGCAGGTATTGAACCGAGTGCCATATCATTCCCATACCGAAAAATCTTCAAAAAAAGAGAGCATTTCCATATACGTATTTGTGAAGCACAGCAAGTCTTCCCGGAACACAATCTGCTGGAGACTTCCATCGGCACGCTGGCATACGACTATTTGGTCATTGCCACCGGCTGCAACACAAATTATTTTGGAAACGACGGGCTGGAGAAACAGACCATGGCACTAAAGAATACTTCGGAAGCCTTGTTCAACCGAAACCAGATATTGGATAGTTTTGAACAAGCCCAGAACACCGGTAATAAAGAAGATCGCAGGCGTCTGATGACCTTTGCCATTGTAGGCGGTGGAGCTACGGGAATAGAGTTGGCTGGTGCTTTGGCCGAGATGAGGAAGTTTGTCCTTCCTCAAGACTATCCGGACTTGAATATCAATGAGATGCGTATCATCTTGTTGGATGGCTCTTCCCGGCTCTTGTCTGCTTTTTCAGAAGAGTCTTCCAAAGAAGTGGCCGATTATCTGAAGAAGCGTGATGTGGAAATCAAATTGAACCAACGGGTGATGGGATACGAGAATTATCAATTGGCATTGAATGACGGGACTGCCATCGATACCAAAAATGTATTCTGGGTGGCCGGTGTCAAGGCAAACAGCCTTCAAGGATTGCCTGCCGATGCCTATGGACCGGGAAACCGCTTGAAGGTGGACACTTATAACCGTCTTTCTCAATATCCCAATATTTTCGCTATCGGGGATACGGCCCTTATGATTTCTGAGGAGTATCCCAAAGGACACCCGCAAGTGGTGCAACCAGCCATCCAGCAGGCCCGCAACTTGATAAGGAACTTGCAGCGTGCAGAAACAGGCCTGCCGTTACAGCCGTTTATATATCAAAACAAAGGCTCCATGGCGACCATTGGCCGCAATCATGCCGTAGTCGAGCTTAAGAAACTGCGTTTTGGCGGTTTTCCGGCATGGGCTGTGTGGCTATTCATCCATTTGATGAGTATTGTGGGTGTAAAGAACCGTCTTTTCATCTTCGTAGACTGGATGTGGAGTTACTTTACCTATGACCCGTCTTTACGGATTATCATCAAACCCTTGAAGCGGGAGTAA